The Mycoplasmopsis equigenitalium genome contains a region encoding:
- the guaA gene encoding glutamine-hydrolyzing GMP synthase, producing the protein MEKEFILVLDFGGQYNQLIARRVRENGVYCIVKSYKTSISEIKKLNPKGIILTGGPNSVYDQSSPHADKELFELEIPILGICYGAQLMAYTLGGKVATAPISEYGKTIVKTNNKAKLFTNVSQETNTWMSHTDYIKEMPQGFIKTAQSSNCPVVAMENNKLNLYAVQFHPEVTHTKEGNKMFKAFLFDICKCKKDWKMKAFVKDQVLSIRKKVGNGKALCALSGGVDSSVAAVIMAKAIGKQLTCVFVDHGLLRKNEAEEVTKVFGKEGSYDINFVKVDARERFYTKLKGVTDPEIKRKVIGEEFIRVFEEEAKRIGAVDFLVQGTIYPDVIESGLGDSAVIKSHHNVGGLPEYVDFKEIIEPLRDLFKDEVRKVGLELGLSDDLVYRQPFPGPGLGIRIIGEVTAEKVNIVQEADYIFREEITKAGLNKKVSQYFAALSNMKSVGVKGDFRTYDYAIVLRAISTEDFMTAEAIHLPWNLLEKVTSRIVNEVKHINRVFYDCTGKPPGTVEFE; encoded by the coding sequence ATGGAAAAAGAATTTATTCTTGTTTTAGACTTTGGCGGTCAATATAACCAATTAATAGCTCGTCGTGTTCGTGAAAATGGGGTTTATTGTATTGTGAAATCATATAAAACGTCGATTTCTGAAATTAAAAAACTTAATCCTAAAGGAATTATTTTAACTGGTGGTCCTAATAGTGTTTATGATCAAAGTTCTCCACATGCAGATAAGGAACTTTTTGAATTAGAGATTCCGATTTTAGGTATTTGCTATGGAGCCCAATTAATGGCTTACACGCTTGGCGGTAAAGTAGCTACTGCACCAATTAGTGAATATGGTAAAACGATAGTTAAAACTAATAATAAAGCTAAGCTTTTTACTAATGTATCACAAGAAACAAATACTTGAATGAGTCATACTGACTATATTAAAGAAATGCCACAGGGTTTTATTAAAACAGCTCAAAGTAGTAATTGTCCTGTTGTTGCGATGGAAAATAACAAGTTAAATTTGTATGCAGTACAATTTCATCCTGAAGTTACCCATACAAAAGAAGGTAATAAAATGTTTAAAGCATTTCTTTTTGATATTTGTAAATGTAAGAAAGATTGAAAAATGAAAGCATTTGTTAAAGATCAAGTTTTAAGCATTCGCAAGAAAGTAGGAAACGGTAAAGCACTTTGTGCTCTTTCTGGTGGTGTGGATTCTTCAGTGGCCGCTGTAATAATGGCCAAGGCAATCGGTAAACAATTGACGTGTGTTTTTGTCGATCATGGGCTATTAAGAAAAAACGAGGCTGAAGAAGTTACTAAAGTGTTTGGAAAAGAGGGGAGTTATGATATCAACTTTGTTAAGGTTGATGCTCGAGAACGATTTTACACAAAACTAAAAGGTGTTACCGACCCTGAAATCAAGCGTAAAGTGATTGGTGAAGAATTTATACGTGTCTTTGAAGAAGAAGCTAAAAGAATTGGGGCGGTAGATTTTTTAGTTCAAGGAACAATTTATCCTGACGTCATTGAAAGTGGTTTGGGTGATTCAGCGGTAATTAAATCGCACCATAATGTTGGTGGATTACCAGAATATGTTGATTTTAAAGAAATTATTGAACCGCTAAGAGATTTATTTAAAGATGAAGTAAGAAAAGTTGGTCTAGAACTAGGGCTATCAGATGATCTTGTTTATCGTCAACCATTTCCGGGACCAGGATTAGGAATTAGAATTATCGGCGAGGTCACAGCTGAAAAAGTAAATATTGTTCAAGAAGCCGATTATATTTTTCGTGAGGAAATTACAAAGGCAGGTTTAAATAAAAAAGTCAGCCAATATTTTGCAGCTTTAAGCAATATGAAATCGGTTGGTGTTAAAGGTGATTTTCGAACTTATGATTACGCAATTGTTTTAAGAGCGATTAGTACAGAGGATTTTATGACAGCAGAAGCGATTCATTTACCTTGAAATTTGTTAGAGAAAGTGACTAGCCGAATCGTTAACGAAGTTAAACATATTAATCGTGTCTTCTACGATTGCACTGGTAAGCCTCCTGGTACAGTTGAGTTTGAATAA
- a CDS encoding substrate-binding domain-containing protein codes for MSKTKKILMSIFGVGAAITTAVATSCGPTGGGSEDGKLVAVVMTDPENPIWVKAKSAAEAALEKQGLPTVANIIKSQSDQNSWIQTQLDAHSTIKYLLLAPTDTGAATAVQNAKERNVTVIAYDKLIPAISDNYNWYVSFDNERVGELQGLAFLSGIYKYQEPGEGKDNIFDDETTMLEWVKAHKLAEKGIFYTVGGDPADNNARLFYDPAVALIKKAQEIDPNLVNGILNDSFSIAGTPDWNYALAKNRIATELEKLKVEDKDNVVGILVPNDGMANVMVEALADAEINNVILTGLDANETAYNHIKNGKQMITIDKPDSRTTEIASLMIKALYEKSKEAGKDVDLTPEEMEAAIKKYAPDLKYKFRIVSTDPAYQVTSADGKSKKFIKSVIIEPVIITKDNVEQIKPGV; via the coding sequence ATGTCTAAAACTAAGAAAATTTTAATGTCAATTTTCGGTGTTGGTGCTGCGATTACTACAGCAGTTGCAACATCATGTGGACCAACAGGTGGTGGAAGTGAAGACGGAAAACTTGTTGCAGTCGTAATGACCGACCCTGAAAACCCAATATGAGTAAAAGCAAAATCAGCAGCTGAAGCTGCATTAGAAAAACAAGGTTTACCAACTGTTGCTAATATTATTAAAAGTCAATCAGATCAAAACTCATGAATTCAAACACAACTTGATGCACACAGCACAATTAAATACTTATTGCTAGCTCCAACCGATACTGGTGCAGCAACAGCTGTTCAAAATGCTAAAGAACGTAATGTGACTGTTATTGCATACGACAAATTAATTCCTGCAATTAGTGATAACTACAACTGATATGTATCATTCGATAATGAACGTGTTGGTGAATTACAAGGTCTAGCATTCTTGTCGGGTATTTACAAATATCAAGAACCAGGAGAAGGCAAAGATAACATCTTTGATGACGAAACAACAATGCTTGAATGAGTAAAAGCTCACAAATTAGCAGAAAAGGGTATTTTCTACACCGTTGGTGGTGACCCTGCCGATAACAATGCGAGATTATTCTACGACCCTGCTGTTGCCTTAATTAAAAAAGCTCAAGAAATCGACCCTAACCTTGTTAATGGTATCCTTAATGACAGTTTTAGTATCGCTGGTACACCAGATTGAAACTATGCGCTAGCAAAAAATAGAATTGCTACTGAACTAGAAAAACTCAAAGTAGAAGACAAAGATAATGTTGTGGGTATTTTAGTACCTAACGATGGTATGGCAAACGTAATGGTGGAAGCACTAGCAGATGCAGAAATTAACAACGTTATCCTTACCGGATTAGACGCTAACGAAACAGCATACAATCACATTAAAAATGGTAAACAAATGATAACCATTGACAAACCTGACTCACGTACTACAGAAATTGCTTCATTAATGATTAAAGCATTATATGAAAAATCAAAAGAAGCAGGCAAAGATGTTGACTTAACTCCTGAAGAAATGGAAGCAGCTATTAAAAAATACGCACCTGACCTTAAATACAAATTCAGAATTGTGTCAACAGATCCAGCATATCAAGTAACAAGTGCTGATGGTAAAAGTAAAAAATTCATTAAATCAGTTATTATTGAACCAGTTATTATTACTAAAGACAACGTTGAACAAATCAAACCTGGCGTTTAA
- a CDS encoding thioredoxin family protein, with product MLINTTKEGIGNGLDKGLKILNFHAVWCPPCKMLKPVLEELAEKQNLDIYRIDIDENKAFAIERQIASIPTTFIYKDGKEVAKLMGYMSYEDLLVQIEKFK from the coding sequence ATGTTAATTAATACAACTAAAGAGGGGATTGGAAACGGTCTTGACAAAGGCCTAAAAATCTTAAATTTTCACGCTGTATGATGTCCACCATGTAAAATGTTAAAGCCTGTTTTAGAAGAACTTGCTGAAAAACAAAATCTAGATATTTATCGAATTGATATTGATGAAAATAAAGCATTCGCGATTGAAAGACAAATCGCTTCAATTCCAACTACTTTTATTTACAAAGATGGTAAAGAAGTTGCAAAACTAATGGGATATATGTCATACGAAGATTTGCTTGTACAAATCGAAAAATTTAAATAA